The Solibacillus sp. FSL R7-0682 genome includes a window with the following:
- a CDS encoding YpjP family protein gives MKKWLHKSIMVSVALLTFGLITPNHEIWANFDEDRNAKSILERPDQNHITEAYQLDEILIAESEQPTIESFVAAAKEQSYMKFGTRVGPVIEDEFETNIFPKIEEAIATTVNRIGDEQIRSLAITEKPSGEYAEKIFHIVNTESKKDVIRFHVRTENRPFDGYYYNFHFHTFEDNFAKHYNLGEIYWSKNTPPKWLS, from the coding sequence TTGAAAAAGTGGCTACATAAATCAATTATGGTATCAGTCGCATTATTAACTTTTGGACTAATTACACCAAATCATGAAATTTGGGCCAATTTTGATGAGGACCGCAATGCAAAATCTATACTAGAGCGTCCCGATCAAAATCATATTACAGAAGCATATCAGTTAGATGAAATACTTATTGCCGAAAGTGAGCAGCCAACAATCGAATCATTTGTGGCTGCAGCTAAAGAGCAGTCCTATATGAAGTTTGGCACACGTGTTGGGCCAGTAATCGAAGATGAATTTGAAACAAATATTTTTCCTAAAATTGAAGAAGCCATTGCGACAACAGTAAATCGTATAGGGGATGAACAAATCCGTTCATTAGCTATTACGGAAAAGCCTAGTGGGGAGTATGCAGAAAAGATTTTCCACATTGTAAATACTGAATCGAAAAAAGACGTGATTCGCTTCCACGTACGTACAGAAAATCGACCATTTGATGGCTATTACTACAACTTCCACTTCCACACATTTGAGGACAACTTCGCAAAGCATTACAATCTTGGCGAAATTTATTGGAGCAAAAACACGCCACCTAAGTGGTTGTCATAA
- a CDS encoding nucleoid-associated protein, whose product MTNELETSLAIQMKRMAVTLLDMQQSRFVSANKTMDLSALEQQVYSEFFEQYIDATFNSPKSVACKFLDRDNDILTKMNRYIEYPDDVHFLSLANELSNKLYQVMQTVSNSNGSVFVAHIELIGEAYIMLLKLDPKDAVQIDLETLDLKTIENILPDASSRVQKCALIRMNYNPLEENVYVLDKQSDGEPAKFFMETFLQATPIASDKKKTKMLMKELYETIQPTISEEQTPRLQKAIDTEFENGKYIELEASVHNIYDAIAPQVNRDDFIAQGSKLFIDEFTNRNPEFTPNFEVKRDDLHVLYKAENNEIVFKYDKRLDNIDVHHDQVNGTYTITIRDADSVGFKLVKKNL is encoded by the coding sequence ATGACGAACGAATTAGAAACATCTTTAGCCATTCAAATGAAGCGAATGGCTGTGACGCTATTAGATATGCAGCAAAGCCGTTTCGTATCAGCTAATAAAACAATGGACTTATCTGCCCTTGAACAACAAGTTTATAGTGAATTTTTTGAGCAATATATCGACGCCACATTTAATAGTCCAAAATCTGTTGCCTGTAAATTTTTAGACAGAGACAATGACATTTTGACGAAAATGAATCGTTACATAGAATATCCAGATGATGTCCATTTTTTATCGTTAGCAAATGAATTGTCCAATAAACTCTATCAAGTGATGCAAACTGTTTCTAATAGTAATGGTTCAGTTTTTGTTGCTCATATTGAACTCATTGGTGAAGCTTATATTATGCTATTAAAGCTAGATCCAAAGGATGCTGTACAAATTGATTTAGAAACGCTCGATTTAAAAACTATTGAAAATATATTGCCAGATGCATCAAGTCGTGTTCAAAAATGTGCACTCATCCGGATGAATTATAATCCACTTGAAGAAAATGTATATGTTCTCGACAAGCAGTCGGACGGAGAGCCGGCAAAATTCTTTATGGAAACATTCCTTCAGGCAACACCGATTGCAAGTGATAAAAAGAAAACGAAAATGCTAATGAAGGAATTGTATGAAACAATTCAACCAACCATCTCTGAAGAACAAACACCGCGCTTACAAAAGGCAATTGATACGGAATTTGAAAATGGTAAGTATATTGAGCTTGAAGCGTCTGTACACAATATTTATGATGCCATTGCTCCACAAGTTAATCGGGACGATTTTATTGCACAAGGATCAAAATTGTTTATTGATGAATTTACGAATCGAAATCCTGAATTCACACCAAATTTTGAAGTGAAGCGCGATGATTTACACGTCTTATATAAAGCAGAAAATAATGAAATTGTATTTAAATACGACAAGCGATTAGACAATATTGATGTACATCATGACCAAGTAAATGGCACATATACGATTACGATTCGTGATGCAGATTCAGTTGGCTTTAAATTAGTAAAGAAAAATCTATAA
- a CDS encoding ABC transporter ATP-binding protein has protein sequence MTHVFEVKDLTTGYEQVRIIEDLNVSIKKGKITTIIGPNGCGKSTFLKTIGRILKKERGEIFLQQENMNTMSTKDIAKKLALLAQAPSAPGQLKVQELIAYGRYPHRKNVGRLTKEDQKKINWAMEVTQTDEFRDREIAALSGGQRQRVWLAMALAQETDILLLDEPTTYLDMAHQLEVLEIVEQLNKNFGCTIIMVLHDLNHAARFSHELITMREGKVLHTGTPKELMTCDILKDVFQIDAKIIYDYEHDVPVCFSYNLMK, from the coding sequence ATGACACATGTTTTTGAAGTAAAAGATTTAACGACTGGCTATGAGCAAGTACGAATCATTGAGGATCTAAATGTATCGATAAAAAAAGGGAAAATAACAACAATTATCGGGCCGAATGGGTGTGGCAAGTCGACATTTTTAAAAACAATTGGCCGCATTTTAAAAAAAGAACGCGGAGAGATTTTTTTACAGCAGGAAAATATGAATACAATGTCCACAAAGGATATTGCGAAGAAGCTTGCACTTTTAGCACAAGCCCCATCTGCACCAGGTCAATTAAAGGTGCAGGAATTAATTGCATATGGCCGTTATCCGCATCGTAAAAATGTAGGCCGATTAACGAAAGAAGATCAAAAAAAAATAAATTGGGCAATGGAAGTAACACAAACTGACGAATTTAGAGACAGAGAAATTGCTGCACTTTCAGGGGGACAACGACAGCGTGTGTGGCTAGCAATGGCATTAGCCCAGGAAACAGATATTTTACTTTTAGATGAGCCAACGACCTATTTAGATATGGCACATCAGCTTGAGGTGCTTGAAATTGTCGAGCAACTGAACAAAAACTTTGGCTGTACGATTATCATGGTTTTGCATGATTTAAACCATGCTGCACGCTTTTCGCATGAACTTATCACGATGCGAGAAGGCAAAGTACTACATACAGGAACACCAAAGGAGCTCATGACTTGTGATATATTGAAAGACGTTTTTCAAATTGATGCAAAAATTATTTATGATTATGAACATGATGTTCCTGTATGCTTTTCATATAATTTAATGAAATAG
- a CDS encoding alpha/beta hydrolase → MKSTINDYDYIIDVFVPDEAPPTEGFSVVLVLDGTRYARLMYETVTNQLRNRAKTGVEPAIIVGIGHQESDIPKQRFFDFTAPALEYKFPIRRGREMEPMPAGGAEKLMQFILMQVIPMMSEKYHVNHDKISLYGHSLGGLFVLWSYLKHPGSFSKYVALSPSIWWNEYELFTTLRNARGNYIAPLYISVGGGEGDMVDDAQKFYFIGKEKGIDSEFYIAEQENHASVIPTTMSRVLRFLKSE, encoded by the coding sequence ATGAAATCAACTATAAATGATTATGACTATATTATTGATGTGTTCGTACCTGATGAGGCGCCACCCACTGAAGGGTTTTCTGTTGTACTCGTATTAGATGGAACGCGCTATGCTAGATTGATGTATGAAACTGTAACGAATCAATTACGTAACCGTGCAAAAACTGGAGTTGAGCCTGCCATAATTGTAGGTATAGGTCATCAAGAAAGTGATATTCCAAAACAACGATTTTTTGATTTTACAGCACCTGCACTCGAATATAAATTTCCAATAAGACGTGGAAGAGAAATGGAACCGATGCCGGCTGGAGGTGCAGAAAAGCTTATGCAATTTATATTGATGCAAGTTATCCCGATGATGTCAGAAAAATATCATGTTAATCACGATAAAATCTCCTTATATGGTCATTCTTTGGGAGGGTTGTTCGTACTGTGGAGTTATTTAAAGCATCCTGGTAGCTTTTCGAAATACGTTGCACTTAGCCCTTCAATTTGGTGGAATGAGTATGAACTATTTACAACCTTACGGAATGCACGAGGAAATTACATAGCACCCCTCTATATTTCAGTAGGTGGGGGTGAAGGAGATATGGTAGATGATGCACAAAAGTTTTATTTTATAGGCAAAGAAAAAGGAATTGACAGTGAATTTTATATTGCTGAACAAGAAAATCATGCCTCTGTAATCCCAACTACGATGAGTCGCGTCTTACGTTTTTTAAAAAGTGAATAA
- a CDS encoding asparagine synthase yields MNKIREGLIPTILGSAVTMTGIALKQKNNPNNMIAHTVFGFGLAHILLGAIDLVEHRR; encoded by the coding sequence ATGAACAAAATTCGTGAAGGTTTAATCCCAACAATTCTAGGGTCTGCTGTTACTATGACTGGAATAGCATTAAAGCAAAAAAATAACCCTAATAACATGATTGCACATACTGTATTTGGATTCGGTTTAGCGCACATCTTGTTGGGTGCAATTGACCTAGTAGAACATCGTCGTTAG
- a CDS encoding molecular chaperone, which translates to MKLEFLKVDQIVETDKHKIIYIPAGGMQFGFKDKIISLRDPLQIGMTHGGSFLNVARYIDFVVYEDQSIYTTGEIKREALFGIVAHEEVQLAIHKVLNKSCKVVPFFKQLDVKEMFCREFEEAYEQLLGEKESQLTT; encoded by the coding sequence ATGAAACTTGAATTCTTAAAAGTTGATCAAATTGTAGAGACAGATAAACATAAAATTATTTATATTCCAGCTGGAGGCATGCAGTTTGGATTTAAAGATAAGATCATTTCTTTAAGGGATCCATTACAAATTGGAATGACACATGGAGGCAGCTTCCTTAATGTTGCCCGCTACATAGATTTCGTCGTTTACGAGGACCAATCAATATATACGACAGGTGAGATTAAACGAGAAGCTTTATTTGGAATCGTAGCTCACGAAGAGGTACAATTAGCCATTCATAAAGTGCTGAATAAAAGCTGCAAGGTTGTTCCGTTTTTTAAACAATTGGATGTTAAAGAAATGTTTTGTCGTGAATTTGAAGAGGCTTATGAGCAGTTGTTGGGAGAAAAGGAATCCCAATTAACAACGTAA
- a CDS encoding DUF421 domain-containing protein codes for MKDISYLQIALETILTFFVLLTLTRFLGKKQLSHLTFFNYVTGITIGSMAANMVVLSTNDYKKDLLSLVIWCLLTTILSFISLKSGKIRVILDGQPTIIIKQGMIDRKALKRTGVNIDDLTMMIRQYQIFSISEVDYAILEPNGRLSILKKPEYQETQKGDLKIFPPPPNYLPIEIITDGKLLPRNLLEVGKTTDWLISELHKEKIKRIEEVFYAEILSDGSLFIQKF; via the coding sequence ATGAAAGATATTAGCTACTTACAGATAGCCCTCGAAACAATTTTAACTTTTTTTGTCCTGCTAACTCTTACACGTTTTTTAGGGAAAAAACAATTAAGCCATCTTACCTTTTTTAACTACGTCACAGGAATAACAATAGGCTCTATGGCTGCGAATATGGTTGTTCTTAGTACAAATGATTATAAAAAGGATTTACTCAGCCTAGTAATTTGGTGTTTACTTACTACAATTCTTAGTTTTATAAGTCTCAAGTCTGGAAAAATTAGAGTTATCCTTGATGGTCAACCTACAATTATTATAAAACAGGGTATGATAGACAGAAAAGCATTAAAAAGAACTGGTGTTAATATCGATGATTTAACGATGATGATTAGACAATATCAAATTTTTTCAATATCAGAAGTAGATTATGCTATTTTAGAACCAAATGGAAGACTTAGTATTCTTAAAAAGCCTGAATACCAAGAAACACAAAAAGGCGATTTAAAAATATTTCCACCACCCCCTAATTATTTACCAATAGAAATTATTACGGATGGAAAATTATTACCTAGAAATTTATTAGAAGTTGGTAAAACTACAGATTGGTTAATTAGCGAATTACACAAGGAAAAAATAAAACGTATAGAAGAAGTGTTTTATGCTGAAATTTTATCGGATGGAAGTTTATTTATACAAAAATTTTAA
- a CDS encoding M3 family oligoendopeptidase: protein MVSNVKYPEVWDLDVFFPGGSASPQLKEHIENLAPKFDVLKEKVDQFDIPTSNEAALEIASILENIKETLMHISQAGAVLSCLTSQDTTDREALLLQGQLSGIAATLSPIIESFNQKLGKIDQATFNSLLETTELNPFSFILTEWREKSKESLSEEEEALISALGVDGYSSWGQLYSMLIGDIKVEVEVDGEKKLLSVGQANNLSSHADRKVRKAAFEALEKVFTDREEFFAKTLNHLAGFRLAVYKKRGWESVTKEPLQINRMKQETIDAMWGAITSRKATFASYLTHKANMLGTEKLDWFDFDAPVTDSTATMSYQEGAEFILKHFGRFGSEMESFARTAFEDGWIEAEDRDNKRPGGFCTGMPLSEQSRIFMTYSGSMSNVSTLAHELGHAFHSYALRPVHPLNRRYAMNVAETASTFAEMIVADAAVEEATNEQEKIALLEDKIQRSVAFFMNIHARYLFETRFYEERKKGIVSTKRLNELMEEAQIEAHAGGLGETHPHFWASKMHFYITGVPFYNFPYTFGYLFSLSIYAKAKEEGKGFEEKYMALLRDTAIMTVEDLAMKHLGEDITKQDFWLKGIALCEKDVEEFIALTSK, encoded by the coding sequence ATGGTGTCTAACGTAAAATACCCAGAAGTATGGGATTTAGATGTATTTTTCCCTGGAGGAAGTGCATCACCTCAATTAAAAGAGCATATTGAGAATTTAGCTCCAAAATTTGATGTATTAAAGGAGAAGGTGGATCAGTTTGACATTCCAACTTCCAATGAAGCAGCATTAGAAATAGCGTCAATTTTAGAAAATATTAAAGAGACTTTGATGCATATTTCACAAGCGGGTGCGGTACTTTCTTGTTTAACTTCTCAAGACACGACTGACCGTGAAGCATTATTACTACAGGGGCAACTTTCAGGGATCGCTGCTACTTTGTCACCAATTATCGAAAGCTTTAATCAAAAGTTAGGAAAAATTGACCAAGCTACTTTTAATAGCTTACTTGAAACAACAGAGCTTAACCCATTTTCGTTCATTTTAACGGAATGGCGTGAAAAATCAAAAGAGTCGTTATCAGAAGAAGAGGAAGCACTTATTTCTGCATTAGGCGTTGATGGTTACAGCTCTTGGGGCCAGCTTTATAGCATGTTAATCGGCGATATTAAAGTAGAAGTGGAAGTCGATGGTGAGAAAAAATTACTTTCTGTTGGACAAGCGAATAACTTAAGCTCTCATGCGGATCGAAAAGTACGTAAAGCAGCATTTGAAGCTTTAGAAAAGGTATTTACAGACCGTGAAGAGTTTTTCGCTAAAACATTAAACCATTTAGCGGGCTTCCGTTTAGCGGTATACAAAAAACGCGGGTGGGAATCGGTAACGAAAGAGCCACTTCAAATTAACCGTATGAAGCAAGAAACAATCGATGCAATGTGGGGTGCGATTACTTCTCGTAAAGCAACATTTGCTAGCTATTTAACACATAAAGCAAACATGTTAGGAACAGAAAAATTAGACTGGTTTGACTTTGATGCACCCGTAACAGATTCAACAGCGACGATGAGCTATCAAGAAGGCGCGGAGTTTATTTTAAAGCATTTCGGTCGTTTCGGATCTGAAATGGAAAGCTTTGCACGTACAGCATTTGAAGACGGATGGATTGAAGCAGAGGATCGTGATAATAAACGTCCGGGTGGTTTCTGTACGGGTATGCCATTATCAGAACAATCACGTATTTTCATGACATATTCAGGCTCAATGTCAAATGTATCAACATTAGCACATGAGCTAGGACATGCGTTCCATTCGTATGCTTTGCGTCCGGTACATCCATTAAATCGTCGTTATGCGATGAATGTGGCAGAAACAGCTTCTACATTTGCAGAAATGATTGTGGCAGATGCAGCAGTGGAAGAAGCAACGAACGAACAAGAAAAAATTGCATTATTGGAAGACAAAATTCAACGTTCTGTGGCATTTTTCATGAATATTCATGCTCGCTATCTATTTGAAACACGCTTCTATGAGGAACGTAAAAAGGGGATTGTTTCAACGAAGCGCTTAAACGAACTAATGGAAGAAGCCCAAATTGAAGCACATGCTGGTGGCTTAGGTGAAACCCATCCTCATTTCTGGGCATCAAAAATGCACTTCTACATTACAGGTGTACCATTCTATAACTTCCCGTATACATTTGGTTACCTTTTCTCATTAAGTATTTATGCGAAGGCAAAAGAAGAAGGGAAAGGTTTCGAAGAGAAATATATGGCATTACTTCGTGACACAGCCATTATGACAGTGGAAGATTTAGCGATGAAGCATTTAGGAGAAGATATTACGAAGCAAGACTTCTGGTTAAAAGGCATCGCATTATGTGAAAAAGACGTAGAGGAATTTATCGCGTTAACGTCTAAATAA
- a CDS encoding L,D-transpeptidase, with translation MVIWIDVSTLKHQLMLMDNNRLIKAYPIAIGKILTPTPTGIYTIINKQSDPPDPFGVLWMGLSKPHYGIHGTNNPSSIGKNRSHGCIRMFNQDVLELSSRVPLGTLVSIHN, from the coding sequence ATGGTAATATGGATTGACGTATCTACATTAAAACATCAATTAATGCTTATGGATAACAACAGACTTATAAAAGCTTACCCAATTGCGATTGGCAAAATATTGACCCCAACACCTACTGGCATTTATACGATTATTAATAAACAATCCGATCCACCCGATCCATTTGGAGTACTTTGGATGGGATTATCAAAACCTCATTACGGTATACACGGAACAAATAACCCATCTTCAATCGGTAAAAATCGCTCGCATGGATGTATTAGGATGTTTAATCAGGATGTTCTTGAATTATCATCTAGAGTCCCACTTGGTACCTTAGTATCTATTCACAATTAA
- the rsgA gene encoding ribosome small subunit-dependent GTPase A — MKMKTLGFTTFFETQLEKLSVPSSKIPGRITLEHKHSYRVVTENGEMLGTVSGNFAFHAFSRKDYPAVGDFVLIEQMPGEERAIIHHLFERKSKFTRKMAGLEIDEQIVAANVDIVLLVMSLNADFNLRRLERYLVAAWDSGAKPVIILTKADLCDDVTTFVQEVESIAFGVDIIVVSALTGEGIENLNEMLTEGVTAALLGSSGAGKSTLTNALLQNDQMKVSNIREDDAKGRHTTTHRELVLLPSGACLIDTPGMRELQLWDQGDSLSASFSDIEQLAQACRFRDCTHKNEPGCAVLKSIDEGVLERARFKSYIKLQKELAYIEKKANTDAQLAEKRKWKQISKQQKKLR; from the coding sequence TTGAAAATGAAAACATTAGGTTTTACAACTTTTTTTGAAACACAATTAGAGAAATTATCTGTTCCCTCTTCTAAAATTCCGGGACGTATTACATTAGAGCATAAGCATTCGTACCGTGTCGTAACAGAAAACGGTGAAATGCTTGGAACCGTATCTGGTAATTTTGCTTTCCATGCATTCTCAAGAAAAGATTATCCTGCAGTAGGTGACTTTGTGTTAATCGAACAAATGCCTGGAGAAGAACGGGCGATCATTCATCATCTGTTTGAGCGAAAATCAAAGTTTACACGTAAAATGGCAGGATTGGAAATTGATGAACAAATTGTTGCAGCGAATGTTGATATAGTGCTGCTCGTAATGAGTTTAAATGCGGATTTTAATTTACGCCGTTTAGAAAGATATTTAGTTGCTGCATGGGATTCTGGTGCAAAACCAGTCATTATTTTAACGAAAGCAGATTTATGTGACGATGTTACAACTTTTGTCCAAGAAGTAGAATCAATCGCTTTTGGTGTGGATATCATTGTTGTAAGTGCTTTGACAGGTGAAGGCATTGAGAATTTGAACGAGATGTTAACAGAAGGAGTAACTGCAGCATTACTTGGCTCGTCAGGTGCTGGAAAATCCACTTTAACAAATGCACTACTTCAAAATGATCAAATGAAAGTTTCGAACATTAGAGAAGACGATGCTAAAGGGCGTCATACAACAACCCATCGAGAGCTTGTACTTTTACCATCCGGTGCATGCTTAATCGATACACCAGGAATGCGCGAATTGCAGCTTTGGGATCAAGGGGATAGCTTAAGTGCGAGTTTCTCAGATATTGAACAATTAGCACAAGCATGTCGTTTCCGTGACTGTACCCATAAAAATGAGCCTGGCTGTGCGGTTTTGAAGTCGATTGATGAAGGCGTACTTGAGCGTGCACGCTTTAAGAGTTATATAAAGTTGCAAAAAGAGCTTGCCTATATTGAAAAAAAGGCAAATACAGATGCTCAATTAGCCGAAAAAAGAAAGTGGAAGCAAATATCAAAGCAACAAAAGAAACTGAGATAA
- a CDS encoding FecCD family ABC transporter permease: MPLKKSKLIITLTIMFLMLLISMYLHLTSGAFPLTTSEVFKTLLRIESTDNFDLVIFDFRLPRIVTAALVGMGLAMAGVVLQGITKNALADPGIIGINAGAGCAIVIFMFFFQVELIGVEINSIVKILIVPIFGFVGGALAASIILVMSYKYGRMDMQKLILTGIAINTGFSALTLFWSLKMDESDYQSAAIWMNGSIYNSNWYFVASMLPWLIVLGVYIYRKAYILDYFQLEEETIVSLGISLEKEKIKLLLASVGLVSACVSVSGSIGFIGLMAPHIARQLVGIHHRYVMPVSLFVGAILLVFSDYIAKNVFSPVELSVGIVVSLVGIPYFLYLLVKAKG; this comes from the coding sequence ATGCCGCTTAAAAAATCAAAACTAATTATTACATTAACGATTATGTTCTTGATGCTACTTATATCGATGTACCTACATTTAACAAGTGGTGCCTTTCCTTTGACAACATCAGAAGTATTTAAAACCTTATTACGAATCGAATCAACAGATAATTTTGATCTTGTAATATTTGATTTTCGATTACCGCGTATTGTAACAGCTGCTTTAGTCGGGATGGGGCTTGCGATGGCCGGGGTTGTCTTACAGGGGATTACAAAAAATGCTCTTGCCGATCCAGGAATTATTGGTATTAATGCAGGTGCTGGGTGTGCAATTGTTATTTTTATGTTCTTCTTCCAAGTCGAACTGATAGGTGTCGAAATTAATAGTATTGTGAAGATTTTAATTGTTCCTATTTTTGGCTTTGTAGGGGGTGCGCTTGCTGCCTCGATTATTTTAGTAATGTCGTACAAATATGGACGTATGGATATGCAAAAGCTTATTTTAACAGGGATAGCGATTAATACAGGTTTTAGTGCATTGACATTGTTTTGGTCATTAAAAATGGATGAAAGTGATTACCAATCAGCGGCGATTTGGATGAACGGATCAATTTACAATTCAAATTGGTATTTCGTTGCCTCGATGCTCCCTTGGCTTATAGTTTTGGGCGTATATATTTACCGAAAAGCCTATATTCTCGATTATTTCCAATTAGAGGAAGAGACGATTGTTAGTCTAGGGATCTCTCTTGAAAAGGAAAAAATAAAGCTGCTTTTAGCAAGTGTAGGTTTAGTGAGCGCTTGTGTTTCTGTGTCAGGCAGTATCGGCTTTATCGGATTGATGGCCCCTCATATTGCCCGTCAACTAGTTGGAATTCATCATCGTTATGTCATGCCAGTAAGTTTATTTGTAGGAGCAATCCTTCTAGTGTTTTCCGATTATATTGCAAAAAACGTGTTTTCACCGGTTGAATTATCGGTCGGTATTGTCGTATCACTAGTCGGCATTCCGTATTTTTTATATTTACTTGTGAAGGCGAAAGGGTGA
- the cls gene encoding cardiolipin synthase, which produces MTFTGFMTITLYILNIIFALVVIFFSRKSASSTWAWLFVLFFLPIVGFILYLLIGRNLQTKHFVRWMTVNQEETAEIFREQQTLLHEGRFAFPNAISKKHAALIQMNVDYNHALLSSKNDVKILTEGKEKFKSVIEDIERAQHHIHIQYYIYKMDDVGRSIYNALVKKAREGVEVKMIYDDLGSRKLQKKHLKELIDAGGQVEAFFSSYFTLLNPRINFRNHRKLVIIDGQIGYIGGFNVGNEYACLDENFGYWRDTHLRIEGNSVYSMQAHFLFDWHQARSDAFNSDEEKYFPSFEIEPVIPVQIVSSGPDTDTESIKNSYIRMILSAKKYVYIQSPYFVPDEPFLHAIQIAASSGVDVRIMTPAKTDHPFVFGANSAYGGDLLSYGGRVFRYEKGFLHSKMMVVDDELAMIGTANIDVRSFSLNFEINAIVFEEAIAIQCRELFELDQQESFEMTEERYAQRSNWTKIREAVSRLLSPIL; this is translated from the coding sequence TTGACATTTACGGGGTTTATGACGATTACTTTATACATATTAAACATAATTTTTGCTTTAGTTGTTATCTTTTTTAGTCGAAAAAGCGCTTCTTCTACATGGGCTTGGTTATTCGTCTTATTTTTCTTACCGATTGTCGGCTTCATTTTATACTTATTAATCGGTCGTAATTTACAAACGAAACATTTTGTACGTTGGATGACGGTCAACCAAGAGGAAACAGCAGAAATTTTCCGTGAGCAACAAACGCTTTTACATGAGGGGAGATTTGCGTTTCCAAATGCGATTTCAAAAAAGCACGCCGCTTTAATTCAAATGAATGTTGATTATAATCACGCTTTACTAAGCTCAAAAAATGATGTAAAGATCCTTACTGAAGGAAAGGAAAAATTTAAATCGGTTATAGAAGATATCGAAAGGGCACAGCATCATATTCATATTCAATATTATATTTACAAAATGGATGATGTCGGTCGAAGTATATACAATGCACTTGTGAAAAAGGCACGTGAAGGTGTCGAAGTGAAAATGATTTACGATGATCTCGGCTCACGTAAATTACAAAAAAAACATTTAAAAGAACTAATTGATGCTGGGGGACAAGTCGAGGCGTTTTTCTCATCTTATTTTACATTACTGAATCCACGTATTAATTTCCGAAATCATCGGAAATTAGTTATTATCGATGGGCAAATTGGTTATATCGGAGGCTTTAACGTCGGAAATGAATATGCCTGTTTAGACGAAAATTTTGGATATTGGCGTGATACCCATTTACGAATTGAAGGAAATTCGGTCTATAGCATGCAAGCGCATTTTTTATTTGATTGGCATCAAGCACGAAGCGACGCATTCAATTCTGATGAGGAAAAATATTTCCCTTCATTTGAAATCGAGCCTGTAATTCCAGTACAGATTGTATCGAGCGGACCTGATACCGATACCGAATCCATTAAAAACAGCTATATTCGAATGATTTTAAGTGCCAAAAAATATGTTTATATACAATCTCCTTATTTTGTACCCGATGAACCATTTTTACATGCAATTCAAATTGCTGCATCATCGGGTGTGGATGTCCGGATTATGACACCGGCAAAAACGGACCATCCATTTGTTTTTGGTGCAAATTCTGCTTACGGAGGAGATTTACTTTCCTATGGTGGACGTGTATTCCGTTACGAAAAGGGATTTTTACACTCAAAAATGATGGTTGTCGATGATGAGTTGGCAATGATTGGTACAGCAAATATTGATGTACGTAGCTTTAGTTTAAACTTTGAAATAAATGCAATTGTTTTTGAGGAAGCAATTGCGATTCAATGTCGAGAGCTGTTTGAGTTAGATCAACAAGAAAGCTTTGAAATGACGGAAGAACGCTACGCACAGCGTAGTAATTGGACAAAAATACGGGAGGCAGTCTCTCGATTACTTTCACCGATTTTATAA